One region of Trinickia violacea genomic DNA includes:
- a CDS encoding phage tail protein — protein MSDPYLGEIRMVGFTFAPIGWALCQGQAVSVNQNQALFALLGTTYGGNGQTYFNLPDLQGRSPVGTGTGVGLSTIVPGEKAGTEEMQLTNTQLPQHTHTATSTGGAVSVTGQVSIPATTSLTGEGQLPGPTTVLGPITQGGRAGELYSTATANTNLAPFSVTSTGTGAAPNVTIGTAGLGQPFELRNPYLGLTCIIALQGIYPTRG, from the coding sequence ATGAGCGATCCGTATCTGGGTGAAATCCGTATGGTCGGGTTCACCTTCGCGCCCATTGGCTGGGCCTTGTGCCAAGGTCAGGCGGTGTCCGTCAACCAAAATCAGGCGCTGTTCGCGCTGCTCGGCACCACGTATGGCGGCAACGGGCAGACGTACTTCAACCTGCCCGATCTCCAGGGCCGCAGCCCGGTAGGCACCGGCACCGGCGTGGGCCTCTCGACGATCGTGCCGGGCGAGAAAGCCGGCACTGAGGAGATGCAGCTGACCAACACCCAGCTGCCGCAGCACACGCATACGGCGACGTCGACGGGCGGCGCAGTGAGCGTGACCGGCCAAGTGTCGATTCCGGCGACAACGAGCCTGACCGGCGAAGGCCAGTTGCCGGGACCCACCACAGTGCTCGGGCCGATCACCCAGGGCGGGCGCGCGGGCGAGCTGTACAGCACGGCGACGGCCAACACCAACCTCGCGCCGTTCAGCGTCACGTCCACCGGCACAGGCGCTGCGCCGAACGTGACGATCGGCACGGCCGGCCTCGGCCAGCCCTTCGAGTTGCGCAATCCTTACTTGGGCCTGACTTGCATCATCGCGCTGCAAGGCATTTACCCGACGCGCGGTTAG
- a CDS encoding DUF6916 family protein: MTVPTHAALLAAIGQPFVLSTPDGRSVQARLAAAPDGIPMDETYVCYSAIFELPEGVRLPQEVFRITAPNGDAWDLLATPTRPEGVHAMMTAVMHCLRSPIPAEQAGEPHRIT; encoded by the coding sequence ATGACCGTACCCACCCACGCCGCGCTCCTCGCGGCGATCGGGCAGCCATTCGTGCTCAGCACGCCGGATGGCCGCTCCGTTCAAGCGCGCCTTGCCGCGGCGCCCGACGGCATTCCGATGGACGAGACCTACGTCTGCTACTCGGCCATCTTCGAGCTGCCCGAGGGCGTCCGTCTTCCCCAAGAAGTCTTCCGCATCACCGCGCCCAATGGCGACGCATGGGACCTGCTCGCCACGCCGACGCGGCCCGAGGGCGTTCACGCCATGATGACCGCGGTCATGCACTGCCTGCGTTCCCCCATCCCGGCCGAGCAAGCCGGCGAGCCACATCGCATCACGTAG
- a CDS encoding GNAT family N-acetyltransferase → MDRDFLHAVYASTRTAEFLSAGWSADEVHTLLAGQFTTQDTYYHRHYPHGRFDVVQVGETPVGRLYHDWSGSDARVIDIALLPAYRGAGIGTRLMRALVAEAARREMPMCLYVEFDNPVRALYRRLGFVAVGENGVYEQMRRAAEPFDEEPAVPLAGLEASAA, encoded by the coding sequence GTGGACCGGGATTTTCTGCATGCGGTCTATGCAAGCACGCGCACGGCCGAGTTCCTCAGCGCGGGCTGGAGTGCGGACGAGGTTCACACGCTGCTAGCCGGGCAGTTCACGACGCAGGACACGTACTACCACCGCCACTATCCGCACGGCCGCTTCGATGTCGTGCAAGTCGGCGAGACGCCGGTCGGGCGCCTCTATCACGACTGGAGCGGCAGCGACGCGCGCGTGATCGACATCGCGCTGTTGCCGGCGTATCGCGGCGCGGGCATCGGCACGCGGCTGATGCGCGCGCTCGTGGCCGAGGCGGCGCGCCGTGAGATGCCGATGTGTCTGTATGTCGAGTTCGACAACCCCGTGCGTGCGCTCTATCGCAGGCTTGGTTTTGTGGCGGTGGGCGAGAACGGCGTCTATGAGCAGATGCGCCGGGCCGCCGAGCCGTTCGATGAAGAACCCGCAGTACCGCTCGCCGGGCTGGAGGCGAGCGCGGCATAG
- a CDS encoding DUF1501 domain-containing protein, translating to MTTMTSRRQFLSLTAAGAGAMLVAPRIVFASVETDRRFIFVIQRGAADGLNIVVPYADPAYAGLRGALAIDTAAAAKLDGTFALHPSLAQTAQMYSQGQALFVHAVASPYRDRSHFDGQNVLETGGTAPYQVRDGWLNRLVGLMPASRASASAIAFAPTVPMALRGKVEVASYAPSALPAAPDDLLARVSQLYEQDAQLRPLWQEAMMARGLAGDASARQDPASLGKLAASFLAKDDGPRIAMIETGGWDTHSAQNARLANQLKSLDTMLASLRDTLGPVWDKTTVLVATEFGRTASANGTGGTDHGTGSASMLIGGAVKGGRVVADWPGLRPGDLYQGRDLRPTTALDTVIASAASESLRLDPQRTASALFGETSGFKPMEGLIRS from the coding sequence ATGACGACGATGACTTCCCGCCGACAATTCCTGAGTCTCACGGCCGCCGGCGCCGGTGCGATGCTGGTCGCGCCGCGGATCGTGTTCGCCAGCGTCGAGACGGACCGGCGCTTTATCTTCGTGATCCAGCGCGGCGCTGCCGACGGCTTGAACATCGTCGTCCCGTACGCCGATCCGGCCTACGCGGGGCTGCGCGGCGCGCTCGCGATCGATACGGCTGCGGCGGCCAAGCTCGACGGCACGTTCGCGCTGCATCCGTCGCTCGCGCAGACCGCGCAGATGTATTCGCAGGGGCAGGCACTGTTCGTGCATGCCGTAGCTTCACCGTACCGGGATCGCTCGCATTTCGACGGACAAAACGTGCTCGAGACGGGCGGCACCGCGCCGTATCAGGTCCGGGACGGCTGGCTCAACCGGCTCGTCGGGCTGATGCCGGCGAGCCGCGCGAGTGCGAGCGCGATCGCGTTCGCGCCGACCGTGCCGATGGCGTTGCGCGGCAAGGTCGAGGTGGCGTCGTATGCACCGTCCGCGCTGCCGGCCGCGCCTGACGATCTGCTCGCGCGCGTCTCGCAGCTCTACGAGCAGGATGCGCAGCTGCGTCCGCTCTGGCAGGAAGCGATGATGGCGCGCGGCCTCGCCGGCGATGCGAGCGCGCGCCAGGACCCGGCGAGCCTCGGCAAGCTCGCGGCGAGCTTTCTCGCGAAGGACGACGGCCCGCGCATCGCGATGATCGAGACGGGCGGGTGGGATACGCACAGCGCGCAGAACGCGCGGCTGGCCAACCAGCTGAAGTCGCTCGACACGATGCTCGCCTCGCTGCGCGACACCCTCGGGCCGGTGTGGGACAAGACGACGGTGCTCGTCGCCACCGAGTTCGGCCGGACCGCTTCCGCGAACGGCACGGGCGGCACGGATCACGGCACGGGTTCTGCGTCGATGCTGATCGGCGGCGCGGTGAAGGGCGGCCGCGTCGTGGCGGATTGGCCGGGGCTGCGGCCGGGCGATCTCTACCAGGGACGCGACCTGAGACCGACCACCGCGCTCGACACGGTGATCGCGAGCGCGGCAAGCGAGAGCTTGCGGCTCGATCCGCAGCGCACGGCGTCGGCGTTGTTTGGAGAAACCAGCGGCTTCAAGCCGATGGAGGGGTTGATAAGAAGCTGA
- a CDS encoding DUF1800 domain-containing protein: MANSPGMNPAAIALNRFGLGARLDDVPPADPKAWLMRQFEVYEPMPSAWSAQPGTLALAEQFGQQQMQTRAASDASAKVAARKELRGTVLDLYRAAVNARVDSALTTPTPFVERLVHFWANHFAVSTEKPQVAALAGAFEAEAIRPHVLGRFEDMLVAVERHPAMEVFLDQARSVGPDSPAALRAAARNPDNKRGLNENLAREIMELHTLGVRTGYTQADVTEFARALTGWSIVPPRGTEAAQRLGPEGEPGSFVFRPQLHEPGARTIMGRTYGEAGEGQARAILHDLAASPATARHIAGKLARHFASDNPPQPMVDRLAQAFQQSGGDLPTVYRALIDSPEAWSPVASKFKTPWDWTISSLRGLGRQDMGSVQAAPMLTQLGQPVWRPGSPAGYDDIAASWAAPDALVRRVELAQRLAARAGDTLDPRVFGQTLMAGSLSEPTELAVSRAESVPTAVALVLVSPDFQRR, encoded by the coding sequence ATGGCTAATTCCCCCGGCATGAATCCGGCGGCGATCGCGCTGAACCGGTTCGGTCTCGGCGCGCGCCTCGACGATGTGCCGCCCGCCGATCCGAAAGCGTGGCTGATGCGGCAATTCGAGGTGTACGAGCCGATGCCGTCCGCATGGTCCGCCCAGCCCGGTACGCTCGCGCTCGCAGAGCAGTTCGGCCAGCAGCAGATGCAAACGCGCGCAGCGTCTGACGCGAGCGCGAAGGTCGCTGCGCGCAAAGAACTGCGCGGCACGGTGCTCGACCTCTACCGCGCAGCAGTGAACGCGCGTGTCGACAGCGCACTCACCACGCCAACGCCGTTCGTCGAACGGCTCGTCCACTTCTGGGCGAATCACTTCGCGGTATCGACCGAGAAGCCGCAAGTCGCCGCGCTCGCGGGCGCATTCGAAGCCGAGGCGATCCGCCCGCACGTGCTGGGCCGCTTCGAGGACATGCTCGTCGCGGTCGAGCGCCATCCGGCGATGGAGGTCTTTCTCGACCAGGCGCGCTCGGTCGGTCCCGACAGCCCCGCCGCGCTGCGAGCCGCCGCGCGCAATCCCGACAACAAGCGCGGCCTCAACGAAAACCTCGCGCGCGAAATCATGGAGCTGCACACGCTCGGCGTGCGCACCGGCTATACGCAAGCCGACGTCACGGAGTTCGCGCGCGCGCTCACCGGCTGGAGCATCGTGCCGCCGCGAGGCACCGAAGCCGCGCAGCGCCTGGGACCGGAAGGCGAGCCGGGCAGCTTCGTGTTTCGCCCGCAGCTCCACGAGCCCGGTGCGCGCACGATCATGGGCCGCACCTATGGCGAGGCGGGCGAAGGCCAGGCGCGCGCGATCCTGCATGACCTCGCTGCGTCGCCTGCCACGGCGCGGCACATCGCGGGCAAGCTCGCGCGCCACTTCGCGTCGGACAACCCGCCTCAACCGATGGTCGATCGGCTCGCGCAAGCATTCCAGCAAAGCGGCGGCGATCTGCCCACCGTCTACCGCGCGCTGATCGACTCGCCGGAAGCCTGGTCGCCGGTCGCGTCGAAGTTCAAGACGCCGTGGGACTGGACGATCTCGTCGCTGCGGGGGCTCGGCCGCCAGGACATGGGCAGCGTACAGGCCGCGCCGATGCTCACGCAGCTCGGGCAGCCCGTCTGGCGCCCCGGCTCGCCCGCCGGTTACGACGACATCGCCGCGAGCTGGGCAGCGCCCGACGCGCTCGTGCGCCGCGTCGAGCTCGCGCAGCGCCTCGCCGCGCGCGCCGGCGACACCCTCGACCCGCGCGTGTTCGGACAGACGCTCATGGCCGGTTCGCTCTCCGAGCCGACCGAACTCGCGGTCTCGCGCGCCGAGAGCGTGCCGACCGCGGTTGCGCTCGTGCTCGTGTCGCCCGACTTTCAACGGAGATGA
- a CDS encoding periplasmic heavy metal sensor, producing MTGCSWKAVMIGSLVLNVFLLGSVAGGAYQLFAAHREQKTAAQQPPRALRFAAENLGDEREQEFVDALTDARRDGRDYARQGREGRREVLRALAAPQFDRAALDAALAKTRNADIALRTRVEQGVADFAATLTPDERVKFADSLKEIGQWRQAQAPKPASH from the coding sequence ATGACTGGCTGCTCATGGAAGGCCGTGATGATCGGCTCGCTCGTCTTGAACGTGTTCTTGCTGGGCAGCGTCGCGGGCGGCGCGTATCAGTTGTTCGCCGCGCATCGCGAGCAAAAGACGGCGGCCCAGCAGCCGCCGCGCGCGCTGCGCTTCGCAGCCGAAAACCTGGGCGACGAACGCGAGCAGGAGTTCGTCGATGCGCTGACGGACGCCCGCCGCGACGGCCGCGACTATGCGCGCCAAGGCCGCGAAGGACGCCGCGAAGTGTTGCGCGCGCTCGCGGCGCCCCAGTTCGACCGCGCTGCGCTCGATGCCGCGCTCGCCAAGACGCGCAACGCGGACATCGCGCTGCGCACGCGCGTCGAGCAGGGCGTCGCCGATTTCGCGGCGACGCTCACGCCCGACGAGCGGGTGAAGTTCGCGGACAGCCTGAAGGAAATCGGCCAGTGGCGGCAGGCGCAGGCTCCGAAACCGGCGAGCCATTGA
- a CDS encoding RNA polymerase sigma factor: MDQEDGDPDAALIERVGQADPAAVRTLVARKLPRVLALAARLLGDRNEAEDVAQETFMRAWKQAPHWREGEARFDTWLHRVALNLCYDRLRAHRETLVDEIPDEADPQAAPDAELETRSRGEQVRTALAALPARQREALVLTYYQELSNLEAAGLMGISVDALESLLARARRSLRAQLGPGASSKEIS, encoded by the coding sequence TTGGACCAGGAAGACGGCGACCCCGATGCGGCGCTGATCGAGCGAGTCGGCCAGGCGGACCCCGCGGCGGTGCGCACGCTCGTCGCGCGCAAGCTGCCGCGCGTGCTCGCGCTGGCGGCGCGACTGCTCGGCGATCGCAACGAGGCAGAAGATGTCGCGCAGGAGACCTTCATGCGGGCCTGGAAACAAGCGCCCCACTGGCGGGAGGGCGAAGCCCGCTTCGACACGTGGCTGCATCGTGTCGCGCTGAACCTGTGCTACGACCGGTTGCGCGCGCATCGCGAGACCCTGGTCGACGAGATCCCGGACGAAGCGGACCCGCAAGCCGCGCCCGATGCCGAACTCGAAACGCGCTCGCGCGGCGAGCAGGTGCGGACCGCGCTCGCGGCGCTGCCCGCGCGGCAGCGCGAGGCGCTCGTGCTTACCTACTACCAGGAACTATCGAACCTCGAGGCGGCCGGACTGATGGGCATTTCAGTCGACGCCCTCGAGAGCCTGTTGGCCCGCGCGCGCCGCAGTCTGCGCGCGCAGCTGGGCCCAGGCGCATCAAGCAAGGAAATTTCATGA
- a CDS encoding YXWGXW repeat-containing protein codes for MRLSPVARLVAAAVTLFAASGAFAQVVIAPMAPPPPRVEVVPGPRAGYVWDPGHWRWVGGRYVWVGGHWQPVRPGVRWVPGHWAPYRGTWRWIPGHWA; via the coding sequence ATGAGACTTTCCCCCGTCGCGCGGCTCGTGGCCGCGGCCGTGACGTTGTTCGCGGCATCCGGCGCGTTTGCGCAAGTCGTCATCGCGCCGATGGCGCCGCCGCCGCCTCGCGTCGAGGTCGTGCCGGGGCCGCGGGCGGGCTATGTGTGGGACCCGGGCCATTGGCGCTGGGTCGGCGGCCGCTATGTCTGGGTAGGGGGCCACTGGCAGCCGGTGCGTCCGGGCGTGAGGTGGGTGCCGGGTCATTGGGCGCCGTACCGCGGGACCTGGCGCTGGATACCCGGGCACTGGGCTTGA
- a CDS encoding DUF3820 family protein: protein MNPEHLKLLVTRVMPYGKYKGRLIADLPGHYLNWFAREGFPRGELGSLLALMHELDHNGLKPLLDPLREK, encoded by the coding sequence ATGAACCCTGAACACTTGAAACTGCTGGTCACAAGAGTCATGCCTTACGGCAAATACAAAGGCCGGCTCATTGCCGACCTGCCTGGGCATTACCTGAATTGGTTCGCGCGTGAGGGCTTCCCGCGCGGCGAGCTGGGCAGCCTGCTCGCGCTGATGCATGAGCTCGACCACAACGGCCTGAAGCCGCTGCTCGATCCGCTGCGGGAGAAGTGA
- a CDS encoding DUF3311 domain-containing protein has translation MLLRLLAALPFIGILLGVPFFNQVEPLILGMPLVLAWIVMWVVLTACIMALVYRLDPANRKGAGVAEEARS, from the coding sequence ATGTTGCTCCGGCTGCTCGCCGCCTTGCCGTTCATCGGCATTCTGCTAGGTGTTCCGTTCTTCAACCAAGTCGAACCGCTCATTCTCGGCATGCCGCTCGTGCTTGCCTGGATCGTGATGTGGGTCGTGCTGACAGCGTGCATCATGGCGCTCGTCTACCGGCTCGACCCGGCCAACCGCAAGGGCGCCGGAGTTGCCGAGGAGGCCCGCTCATGA
- a CDS encoding sodium:solute symporter family protein → MSSALIIIAGAALLALMLGVRAKRGHDMNLEQWSVGGRSFGTAFVFLLMAGEIYTTFTFLGGSGFAYGKGAAVFYILPYATLAYILSYWLLPPIWRYAKANRLVSQPHFLASKYTSPALGVLVALVDVAALVPYLVLQFKGLGIIVSTTSYGAISSTAAVWIGAIVVTAYVIVSGVRGSAWNSVVKDLMILGVVLLLGIYLPIHYYGSLGSMFHAIDTAKPGFLTFPDKGMSVTWFQSTVLLTALGFFMWPHTFGSVFTAKDERIFRRNAAVLPIYQLILLFVFFCGFAAVLKIPGLKGSDIDLSLFRLSLQTFDPWFVGVVGAAGVLTALVPGSMILITAATLIANDVYRGALNRQADDRQVAKLARVLVPVIALVAVGFTLKGGETIVALLLMGYSFVTQLFPAVVCSLFAHNRVTKQGAFAGIVAGVAMVTYTTLTKASVGQLFPFLPDRLKDLNIGFLALTLNIIVLLVVSAITQPRSAAQQTHAPTH, encoded by the coding sequence ATGAGCAGCGCACTCATCATCATCGCGGGCGCCGCGCTCCTCGCGCTCATGCTCGGCGTGCGCGCCAAGCGCGGCCACGACATGAATCTCGAACAGTGGTCGGTGGGCGGACGCAGCTTCGGCACCGCCTTCGTGTTCCTGCTGATGGCAGGCGAAATCTACACGACGTTCACGTTCTTGGGCGGCAGCGGCTTCGCCTACGGCAAGGGTGCGGCGGTCTTCTACATCCTGCCGTACGCGACGCTCGCCTACATCCTCTCGTACTGGCTGCTGCCGCCGATCTGGCGCTACGCGAAAGCGAACCGGCTCGTCTCGCAGCCGCACTTCCTCGCGAGCAAGTACACGAGCCCGGCGCTCGGCGTGCTCGTCGCGCTTGTCGACGTGGCCGCGCTGGTTCCGTATCTCGTGCTGCAGTTCAAGGGGCTCGGCATCATCGTGTCGACGACCTCGTACGGCGCGATCTCGTCGACGGCCGCAGTCTGGATCGGCGCGATTGTCGTCACGGCGTACGTGATCGTCTCGGGCGTGCGCGGCTCGGCGTGGAATTCGGTCGTGAAGGACCTGATGATCCTCGGCGTCGTGCTGCTCCTCGGCATCTATCTGCCGATCCACTACTACGGCAGCCTCGGCAGCATGTTCCATGCGATCGACACCGCCAAGCCCGGTTTCCTGACGTTCCCCGACAAGGGCATGAGCGTCACCTGGTTCCAGTCGACGGTGCTGCTCACCGCGCTCGGCTTCTTCATGTGGCCGCATACGTTCGGCTCGGTGTTCACCGCGAAGGACGAGCGCATCTTCCGCCGCAACGCCGCCGTGCTGCCGATCTATCAGCTGATCCTGCTGTTCGTGTTCTTCTGCGGCTTTGCGGCCGTCCTCAAGATACCGGGCTTGAAGGGCAGCGATATCGACTTGTCGCTGTTTCGCCTGTCGCTGCAGACCTTCGACCCGTGGTTCGTCGGCGTGGTCGGCGCGGCGGGCGTGCTGACCGCGCTCGTGCCCGGCTCGATGATCCTCATCACCGCCGCCACGCTGATTGCCAACGACGTCTATCGCGGCGCGCTCAACCGCCAAGCCGACGACCGTCAAGTCGCGAAGCTCGCGCGCGTGCTCGTGCCGGTGATCGCGCTCGTGGCGGTCGGGTTCACGTTGAAGGGCGGCGAGACGATCGTCGCGCTCCTCCTGATGGGCTACAGCTTCGTCACGCAGCTTTTCCCGGCTGTGGTGTGCAGTCTCTTTGCGCATAACCGCGTGACGAAGCAAGGGGCGTTCGCGGGGATCGTCGCGGGTGTGGCGATGGTCACGTACACGACGCTCACGAAGGCGAGCGTCGGACAACTGTTCCCGTTCCTGCCGGACCGCTTGAAGGACCTCAACATCGGCTTTCTCGCGCTCACGTTGAACATCATCGTGCTGCTCGTGGTGAGCGCGATCACGCAACCGCGCTCGGCGGCGCAGCAGACGCATGCGCCTACGCATTGA
- a CDS encoding PIG-L family deacetylase, with amino-acid sequence MRSTKSSLISLLLWALASLTALAPRAAHAADADCRAGTLVTVVAHLDDDLLFVNPGISEHIEAGWCIVTVHLIGGADSGPFDYVLTREKAIRQTYARMVGVANDWDQSTVTIAGKPVHQMVLKQQPRVKLLEIRLPGGQVRGGRVPLGLLWDENATIASYPMNDDGSGATHYSRADLIATLGEILKPATEIYTLNPDTVPFIEHPDHIYSARITRNVAQSLGLNVPIRYHLTYPTGALPMNVPAAEVQQKRDEVASYFTIDGNQATHVFGEYQWNGNWVARRYSFGGQTHHPEPDFEPRKLNLVNAYTSQCLTSGGAGKPPYLAACDESPAQDWRWQPVISYPGNPHDATLVSESSWLCVAERGAGLVEEKCDPSAIAQRWTPWDFGLVYTPLRHCLGEKDGQLAIGACAPLTTEYRWAPTPHSQWTDLRLAGAMYGDVTGSGKPSAVVVERRHDGPGFDVWVADLAPGAHAAPWYVNAVPFDYTSIQPTCTGDTLCFDSTRFLIADFEGTGRADLMAIAPRNGGTAFWLMRSTGKGFEAPRLWYQSTSALMPALAQQYVAADFSGHGRADVMVAQRHASGLDLWVLAGNGLTGGDPALWMAASGLSSGTQFLAARIAGSPRTGLLALERSDSGLALTQLASSGSAFSGDIRAQQFSGFPASLAKATTGDIDGDGIDDLLVLSARNPSAGNHANIDVWMMKGGARFGEPVRVATLDDVSWADEIPALVEHAAGVYAGQTLVLFKRVNAVIGDYYFTGGAPGLIGYAISRDPKLGPADDWGSLPGLFTETMRLDRLRQ; translated from the coding sequence ATGCGGTCCACGAAGTCCTCACTGATCTCACTGCTGCTCTGGGCGCTGGCAAGCCTCACGGCCCTCGCCCCGCGCGCCGCTCACGCCGCCGATGCCGATTGCCGGGCCGGCACGCTCGTCACCGTTGTCGCCCACCTCGACGACGACCTTCTCTTCGTGAACCCCGGCATCAGCGAGCACATCGAGGCGGGCTGGTGCATCGTCACCGTGCATCTGATCGGCGGCGCGGACAGCGGGCCGTTCGACTACGTCCTCACGCGCGAGAAAGCGATCCGGCAAACGTACGCACGCATGGTCGGCGTGGCCAACGACTGGGACCAATCGACGGTGACCATCGCCGGCAAGCCGGTGCATCAGATGGTGTTGAAACAGCAGCCGCGCGTGAAGCTGCTCGAAATCCGCCTGCCGGGCGGACAGGTGCGCGGCGGCCGCGTGCCGCTCGGACTTCTGTGGGACGAGAACGCGACGATCGCAAGCTACCCGATGAACGACGACGGCTCCGGCGCCACCCACTACAGCCGCGCCGATTTGATCGCGACGCTCGGCGAGATCCTCAAGCCCGCCACCGAGATCTACACGCTGAACCCCGACACCGTGCCGTTCATCGAGCACCCCGACCACATCTACTCCGCGCGCATCACCCGAAACGTCGCCCAAAGCCTCGGCTTGAACGTGCCGATTCGCTACCACCTCACCTATCCGACGGGCGCCCTGCCGATGAACGTGCCCGCCGCCGAGGTGCAGCAAAAGCGCGACGAGGTGGCGAGCTACTTCACGATCGACGGCAACCAGGCGACGCACGTGTTCGGCGAGTATCAGTGGAACGGCAACTGGGTCGCGCGCCGCTATTCGTTCGGAGGACAAACCCATCATCCGGAGCCCGACTTCGAGCCGCGCAAGCTCAATCTCGTCAACGCCTACACGAGCCAATGCCTGACCTCGGGCGGCGCGGGCAAGCCGCCCTATCTCGCGGCCTGCGACGAAAGCCCGGCGCAGGATTGGCGCTGGCAGCCCGTCATCAGCTACCCGGGCAATCCGCACGACGCGACGCTTGTGAGCGAATCGTCGTGGCTGTGCGTCGCCGAGCGCGGCGCCGGACTCGTCGAAGAAAAGTGCGACCCGTCGGCGATCGCGCAACGCTGGACGCCGTGGGACTTCGGGCTCGTCTATACGCCGTTGCGTCACTGTCTCGGCGAGAAGGACGGTCAACTCGCGATCGGCGCATGCGCGCCGCTCACGACCGAATACCGCTGGGCGCCGACGCCGCATTCGCAATGGACCGACCTGCGGCTCGCGGGCGCGATGTACGGCGACGTGACGGGCAGCGGCAAGCCGAGCGCGGTGGTCGTCGAGCGACGCCACGACGGGCCAGGCTTCGACGTCTGGGTCGCGGACCTCGCGCCCGGCGCGCACGCCGCGCCCTGGTACGTGAACGCGGTGCCGTTCGACTACACGTCGATCCAGCCCACCTGCACCGGCGACACGCTCTGCTTCGACAGCACGCGCTTCCTGATCGCCGATTTCGAGGGCACCGGCCGCGCCGACTTGATGGCGATTGCGCCGCGTAACGGCGGCACGGCGTTCTGGCTTATGCGCAGCACGGGCAAGGGGTTTGAAGCACCGCGTCTGTGGTACCAGAGCACCTCGGCACTCATGCCCGCGCTCGCGCAGCAATACGTCGCCGCCGATTTCAGCGGGCACGGCCGCGCCGACGTGATGGTCGCGCAACGCCATGCGTCCGGACTCGATTTGTGGGTGCTCGCGGGCAACGGCCTGACGGGCGGCGATCCCGCGCTCTGGATGGCGGCATCGGGCCTCTCCAGCGGCACGCAGTTCCTCGCGGCGCGCATCGCCGGTTCGCCGCGCACGGGTCTGCTGGCGCTCGAACGTTCGGATTCCGGCCTCGCGCTAACGCAACTCGCGAGTTCAGGCAGCGCCTTCAGCGGCGACATCCGCGCGCAGCAGTTCAGCGGCTTTCCGGCATCGCTCGCGAAAGCGACCACAGGGGACATTGACGGCGATGGCATCGACGATCTGCTCGTGCTCTCGGCGCGCAATCCGAGCGCCGGGAATCACGCGAATATCGATGTGTGGATGATGAAAGGCGGGGCGCGCTTTGGCGAGCCGGTACGTGTGGCGACGCTCGATGACGTGTCGTGGGCCGATGAGATTCCCGCGCTAGTCGAGCATGCAGCCGGCGTTTACGCGGGACAAACGCTCGTGCTCTTCAAGCGCGTGAATGCGGTCATCGGCGACTACTACTTCACGGGCGGCGCACCGGGCCTGATCGGCTACGCGATCTCGCGCGACCCGAAGCTCGGCCCCGCCGACGACTGGGGCAGCCTGCCCGGCCTCTTCACGGAGACGATGCGGCTGGATCGGTTGCGGCAGTGA